The sequence GCAAGTCTTGAGCCAAAATCCACAACAAAGCCGGCAAAAGCCAAATGACAGTTTCTTTGGTAAGAAAAGCTATAAAAAGCGCCCCTACCATAGTTAAAGCCGGCTTGCTGCCGCCCGACCTTCTTTCCAATGCCATACATACCACACTCACCCACAGCATCAGCACAGTGTCGGGATAGAGTTTTGCCGCAAAGTAAAATACGTAGTAGTCAGTAATCAAAAAGAGCACTGCCACCCATCCCCAACTATCGTAACGCCACAACAACACACAAAGCAAAAGCACACATATCACAGGGTATGCCAAGGCAGTCCACTCGTGGATGCCACCCAAAGCAATAAAAAATGCCACCGGTACATACAATCCCACACGGTGGTCCATGAGATAATGCAAATGTAGCTTGCCTTGTAGCAGCTCCACCGCCTTGCGCACATAGTAGATGTCGTCGTAAAAATAAAAGCCGTCAAAGAAAAGCCACAGCAAGACAAACCAAAGCAACAAGGCAAAAGCTGCCCCTCTTTTTTCCAACCACAAAGAGGCAGAGGCATCCAGGCTTTTCATGGCTTTTTCGTAATTTGCAGCCTCAAAATAGACAAAGCACAGAACTTTCCAAAAGTCATGAGCAAATACGACCAACGGGGGGTGTCTGCCTCCAAAGAAGATGTGCACAAAGCCATTGAAAAGATAGACAAAGGGCTTTTTCCCAAAGCATTCTGCAAAATCATAGCTGACCACCTCAGCCATGACAAGGATTATTGCCTCATCATGCACGCCGACGGTGCCGGCACCAAGTCAGCCTTGGCTTATGTCTATTGGCGCGAAACAGGTGATTTATCTGTATGGGAAGGCATAGCTCAAGATGCGCTGGTGATGAACCTCGACGATTTGTTATGTGTAGGTGCTACCAACCATATACTTGTGTCATCCACTATAGGCAGAAATAAAAACTTGATACCGGGCGAGGTCGTTGCTGCCATCATCAACGGCACCGAGCGTTTCGTGGAAAAGATGCGGCAGTATGGCATTGAAATGTACACTACCGGCGGCGAAACAGCCGACGTAGGCGACTTGGTGCGTACCATCATTGTGGACAGCACCGTAATTGCCCGCATGAAACGCAGCGAAGTCATCGACAACAGCCGCATTCAAGCCGGCGATGTAATTGTAGGCTTAGCAAGCTTCGGGCAGGCTACTTACGAAGATGCCTACAACAGTGGTATGGGAAGCAACGGACTCACGGCTGCCCGTCATGAGGTCTTTCATCAGAGTGTAGGACGCAAATACCCCGAAACCTATGACCCGGCAATCCCTGACCAACTGGTGTACAGTGGCAAATATCGGCTCACCGATACCATCGACATAGCCGGGCAGCAAATACCCATGGGCAAGTTTGTCCTCTCGCCCACACGCACCTACGCCCCCATACTCAAAAAGGTATTTGACAAAATTCGTCCTCATATTCACGGCATGGTGCACTGCAGCGGTGGCGGTCAAACCAAAGTGCTGCATTTTGTGGAAGATGTACATATAATCAAAGACCACTTGTTCGACACCCCGCTCTTATTCCGTATCATACAGGAACAAACCGGCATGGCATGGCAAGAAATGTATCAAGTGTTTAATATGGGGCACCGGATGGAAGTATATCTGCCCGAAGATTATGCGCAAGTGGTCATCGAGGCAGCACACAGTTTTGATGTAGAGGCACAAATCATCGGACGTGTAGAACCTTCAGCTTCAGGGAAAAAACTCACCATTCGCTCGCCTCATGGTGAATTCACTTATGCTTAGGCACTTTGTTTGCTAAAGACAGATGCAATCAAAACACAACCCACAGTTTTATGCAAAAAACAATATTGGTTACCGGCGGCTTGGGCTTTATTGGCTCTCACACAGTGGTGGCGCTACAAGAAGCCGGCTACGAAGTGGTCATTGTAGATAACCTGAGCAATTCCTTTGCCTTTGTATTGGACGGCATCTGTTCAATCAGCGGCGTTATGCCTCGCTTCTATGAAGGTGATTGCAACGACCGGGCATTCATGCAGCAGCTGTTCGACAAGGAAAAAATAGTGGGCGTCATCCACTTTGCCGCCTACAAGGCTGTGGGCGAGTCAGTTGCCTACCCCTTGAAATACTATCACAACAATCTTTTATCGTTGATTGTGCTGCTTGAGCTCATGCAACAATACAAAGTGGCACACTTGGTTTTTTCTTCGTCCTGCACTGTATATGGACAACCCGAGCAGTTGCCCGTCGATGAATCGGCACCCATACTGCCGGCACAGTCTCCTTATGGCAACACCAAACAGGTGAGCGAAGAAATCATCCGCGACAGCGTACAGGCAGGCATACCCATCAAAGTACTTGCCTTGCGTTATTTTAATCCCATAGGAGCGCACCCAAGTGCCCATATAGGCGAGCTACCTATAGGCGTTCCTAATAACTTGGTACCCTACATTACCCAAACGGCTGCGGGCATTCGCCCCGAACTTTCTATCTTCGGTAAAGACTACAATACCCCAGACGGCACCTGCATCCGAGACTTCATTCATGTAATGGACTTGGCAGAGGCGCATGTCAAAGCACTGGACTACCTGCTACGGCAAGATGCCCCTTCGCTTTACGACTACGTAAACATAGGCACGGGCAAAGGACATTCCGTATTAGAAGT comes from Thermonema lapsum and encodes:
- a CDS encoding AIR synthase related protein; translation: MSKYDQRGVSASKEDVHKAIEKIDKGLFPKAFCKIIADHLSHDKDYCLIMHADGAGTKSALAYVYWRETGDLSVWEGIAQDALVMNLDDLLCVGATNHILVSSTIGRNKNLIPGEVVAAIINGTERFVEKMRQYGIEMYTTGGETADVGDLVRTIIVDSTVIARMKRSEVIDNSRIQAGDVIVGLASFGQATYEDAYNSGMGSNGLTAARHEVFHQSVGRKYPETYDPAIPDQLVYSGKYRLTDTIDIAGQQIPMGKFVLSPTRTYAPILKKVFDKIRPHIHGMVHCSGGGQTKVLHFVEDVHIIKDHLFDTPLLFRIIQEQTGMAWQEMYQVFNMGHRMEVYLPEDYAQVVIEAAHSFDVEAQIIGRVEPSASGKKLTIRSPHGEFTYA
- the galE gene encoding UDP-glucose 4-epimerase GalE gives rise to the protein MQKTILVTGGLGFIGSHTVVALQEAGYEVVIVDNLSNSFAFVLDGICSISGVMPRFYEGDCNDRAFMQQLFDKEKIVGVIHFAAYKAVGESVAYPLKYYHNNLLSLIVLLELMQQYKVAHLVFSSSCTVYGQPEQLPVDESAPILPAQSPYGNTKQVSEEIIRDSVQAGIPIKVLALRYFNPIGAHPSAHIGELPIGVPNNLVPYITQTAAGIRPELSIFGKDYNTPDGTCIRDFIHVMDLAEAHVKALDYLLRQDAPSLYDYVNIGTGKGHSVLEVVQTFERVNRIKLPYKFAPRRPGDVEQIYAKADKACQLLGWKASRSLDQALRDAWQWQVALKEKGILEKMQKAETNS